Part of the Lucilia cuprina isolate Lc7/37 chromosome 5, ASM2204524v1, whole genome shotgun sequence genome is shown below.
taacgaaagcttttaaagtttcctattaaaagctttaagcttGAAGTGTTCATATAAAGCTTTAGGTTTTAGCTTAAACAAATGTAACTTTAATAAGCCAAgacattaaaagtttaaataataaaagattttacggttacatataaaaagttttaagcttaaagttttcatataaaGCTTTCAGCTTTAGCATAAGCAAATGTAACTTTAATAAGCctagatattaaaatttaaatatttataatgaaagcttttatactttcatataaaaagctttaagctttaaatcaaaaagttaacattaatttttttttaagaaaattttattttaaaaatattagcagtaaaacttaaaataattgcCATCTTAGAGAGCTTTTAACATTTTGTGAGCTTAATAGATATATAGccaaatattgtttatacaaacgttgtttacaaaattgataaaattcaatttcattagtaagatttttacttaaaatacgaCGAACTTCGTTAGTAACCGGAGGACGAAAAGAATTACGATTAGTTTTATGTAAACGATTTTCAGCTTCTGTAagatttcgagaaaaaaaacGAGAgagatatgtatataaagagaaaataagcttttttcGAAAAGTTTGGATATTTACTATAATATTCCTCAGCTGCACCACTAAAGAAACGTGGTATATAATTCTCTAAAACGGTTAAAGTAACATTGGTATCCTCCCAAGAACCCACTACAGCGTATTTGGTTTCAACATGTTGTTTAGCTCTTTGCATAGCTTCGTAGGAATTAAAGGGCCTAATGGTAGttagatatatattttaagtacaaacatatttttaactttctgctttttttgataataaactACTCACATGCAAGTTTTCGCATCTTGACCACAAAAGAACAACACCTGTCTTCTATGATCGCCCAGACCCTGTAATTCATTTTGTATAAACGTACATTCACGATCATTTTTCAAAACACATTCGGAAAAATCTTTTTTCAAAAACGGCACACTTGGCAATTTATATTGTTGGGGAAATAATCTCTTACGTTCGGCTATATACCAGGGTGTACGAATATAATAGAACCAAGAGATAATACGTTCAACTGGATCTCTCACCATATTGATATATATGGGTTGGGGATAATCTAAGGCATCAAAATCCACATAGGCTACATGTTTGGAATATGAGGTTGGTTCACCTTTTTCCATAATCTCCTCCACTAGACCCAGTTCAAATGTGGGTGTCATCATTATGGTTTCAGTGCTGCTGGGTTTGTCACGTGTCGCCTGGAAGTTATTACGTTTGGCCAATAATTGCAAAAGCACCATTAGGGTTTGACTGCCCACTTTAGGTACACGATTGAAAAATACTATATCTATTGAGGCCTTGGGTGTATTGTTCAGTTTTTCCGTTGTCAAATCGTTTAACTAACAAAgagaagtttttttgttgttggtttgttttttgcCATTAACATATAATTAGGGGGAGTAGTTTTAAGAAGAAAGAGAAAAGTCAAAGAGAGTAAAAGCTTTCGCATAACAGTCCAGACAATGTTGTATTGGTAACCTTATTTGTTATTAGCTATTTACGAAACCTTTTTGAAAACCCCtggttaaaacttaaaaaaaaaaacacaaaaattttgtgagatataaaacacacacacaaaactaCCGCTACAACCAAGGtgcgttaaaaaataaaagcttttataaataacatttctttTGATATATAAAACCACACTTTAAGACTTATAAACTAAAAcccgttttttgtttttgaagttaaTAACTTACCTGCTtgtttttggagtttttttttaaacttattttaaaatgaaacatttaacatttaagttaaaagctttgttaaaagcttttctttttagtgaaacatacacacataatgatttgaaatgttataaaactGTTGGCCCGTTAAGTTAAGCTTTAAAGCTTCTCTCGTTTTTGAACGTTTTAAGTTTAACTTTCTAAATTAGatttcaaaagctttaaaacttttaagctttaagttatttttattaaactgttGGCCCCTTAAGTTAAGCTTTAAAGCTTGACTCTTTTAAAACGTTTTACTTTtaagtttaacttttaaatttaactttttaaattacatttcaaaagctttaaaacttttaagcttaaagttgtttttattaaactgtTGGCCTGTTAAGTTAATCTTTAAGGCTTGCTTCTTTTTAAACGTTTAACTTTTaggtttaacttttaaaattagatttcaaagctttaaagcttttaagctttaagttgtttttattaaactgtTGGCCCGTTAAGTTAAACTTTAAATCTTCTCTCTTTTTCAACGTTTAACTTTTaagtttaactttttaaattagatttaaaaagctttaaaaattttaagctttaagtTGCTTTTATTAAACTGTTGGCCCCTTATGTTAAGCTTTAAAGTTTCTCTCATTTTCAACGGTTAACTTTtaagttaaactttttaaattaaattcaaaagctttaaagcttttaagctttaagTTGTTCTCTTCTTTTGTTAtggtaaaaaaacaacaaaagcaagaactggaatattaaaaaatttaaaaatttactcctAAAAAGCTGTAAaagctaaatttataaaaaacttaaaaatttattgaaaaagtttttttttaattttgttaaactttcTGAAGATTCTGGCGATTCTGgcaaaagcttttctaaagttTGCCTCTAGACTAATTAAGTAAACatatgtgcgtgtgtgtgtgtaagtgtaATATGcattgttttttcttgttttcaagGGAAACGGGAAGGGACTTATGGgccttttaagaaaaaatctttaagaatattttctgaatttttttgtatttcaaaatcTTGCAAAATCTAAAACctattttaaggttttttttttgtaaaaggtagGGAAGGAAAGTAGGGGTTAGTTTGGTTAGAGAGAtagagggagagagagagagcaaaaacagatagatagagagagctAAAGTATAGAGACAGTTGGTAGAGAGACAGAGCTTTGCAGCAAAAGAGCAAAAACATTTGATGCTTTAATGTGGAAATGCTCAATGGTAAATGGAGGCAAAATGACATTTAATGGGATATAATGTAAAATTGAGAGAGAAGATAGttcaatacaaacaaatactaATAGGGAATAGGCCCATATTTTGATAATAAGGAATTAGGTAGGTATAGTGCTTAATGTATGGATAATAAGTGTATAAATGTAAAAGTGTTAAAAGTACTAAATGAatctttttctcttaaaaaaaaatatcttcaaaatatcagatattttcttatttactcatgcattcaaaaaaataaaaaaatgataaaaaacaacttaaatatctaaaaaaaaaagaaaaaaaaatgtcttcaaaataaaatgcataTCAATCACCATGACTAATATAATAAATAGATAATAaatcattataaattaaatatggcTACCAGTGCAACATTACCATATTACGAGCAtctgttgaaaatattaaaaggctttagaaaaaaatacgaTTATTCTTTAATGGCCAATTTTCACATTTGATACGCGTTAAGgacgataaatatttttttgttttttgttatgaaCGAAAGACAGTTAAAGAAAGAGTAGAGAAAGAGCGTGAGAGCGCATAGTAACCGTACCGTATGAAATGctcttattaaattttgaaaatgagaTGCTTTAATGgtattttattggtttttattttaattaacgtATGCGGCGAATATGTTGCGATAAGTGCATTAAAATGCGCGccatgaaattgtttttttttttttttgtaagaaatttgtaaaagacTTACCTGTCCGGTACTTTTGAGGTATTGATAGGTGCCGTGTAAGGTGTTGATGTCTTCGCGTTCTAGAAGAGAGAAAGAGAATtaatatcaatttaaaaacactaaaattcaGGACTGAACCAaactagaattagaacaaaattagaacagagctagaacagaactagaacagaactagaacagaactagaacagaactagaacagaactagaacagaactagaacagaactagaagagaactagaagagaactaaaacagaactagaacagaactagaacagaaccagaacagaactagaacagaactagaacagaactagaacagaactagaacagaactagaacagaactagaacagaactagaacagaactagaacagaactagaacagaactagaacagaactagaacagaactagaacagaactagaacagaactagaacagaactagaacagaactagaacagaactagaacagaactagaacagaactagaacagaactagaacttgaacagaaatagaacagaaatagaacagaactataacagaactagaactgaactagaactgaactaaaactgaactagaactgaactagaactgaactagaactgaactagaactgaactagaactgaactagaactgaactagaactgaactagaactgaactagaactgaactagaactgaactaaaactgaactagaactgaactagaactgaactagaactgaactagaactgaactagaacttgttATATATCACTGAATAGGTAATGAAGTCTAGTTTATGAAGATATAAAATAAAGCCCTGACATATAAAATTACAGCAAGAAAATTCTGACAAATCTTTCCACATAATGATTTCGTAGAAAGTGCAAATAGTAAGCTATAATCATCTGGTTATTTCTTTGGAAAACTATTTATCCAAcgattatgtttaataaatgaaagtgtaactcaaaatatttattttcgaaTTATGTATGATGATTTATTTGTTGCTCTACCTGTCAGACCAAACTATAGCGAAgacttatttaacttttttaaaaacaatttcctGTTTATCAACCATTTAACATAATGGCTATCTTAAAGTGATCAAACCTCGTCATTTGTTAGGCCCAATGTGGTTTAGTTTACTTTTCCTTTGGCTTTATAATGcatgtatttatattaattttgttttttttattaatttaatcttttttttgtgGCAACAGGTTTAAGCCTGTCTTTTATGCAAGTACATACTAGTGTTGTAACGGTAGttaatttacacaaataatCAAAGTTGCATCATTGATTTTTCCTCATTTCTGCAGAGTCTTCATTGTTAAAGAGATCACTAAATTATATAACACATATCACTaggatgtatgtatattagggcgcttcataaaaacatatatttctgTGCAACTGTGATTTTCTTCTTATCTATACATTTGTTATACATGAATTATTATCATAAGATGAGCTACTCtattaaaaaaaccttaaatttttaatttatttcactgAAATCCtttcactttttattaaagttttataaattgaaataacttttttttgaaagttgAGTATTTATGAAAGAAAATGATGATAATGTAAAAATcactttattatatttcaatataattgaaattttatgctgagacactttaatatggtaattTTATGAAGGCTATAAACATTACAAATCAAAGGTGTGTTTTCTAgttctttacaatttaattaatgcGGAAAGACCAAACGTCTGCAGGTCAGACTGACAGTTAAGGAAAAATTAACATATaattaaaaggattttaaatttatgacagctcaaaaatatgaaagtttaTATAAGTTTGCAATTGAAAAGTAAAAATGAAAGGTTTTCAAATATGTACAGTCAGCGAGAAAagtttgaatataattttgtttgaaaaaggtTGTGTTAATACAGTtgaatatagtctagttaatgCTTTCATCTatactttagtcttgtctacgtctagtctatagtatattctatagtctagtctattttctagtctatagcctagtctatagtttagtctatagtctagtctattgtctatagtttagtctatagtctaatgtatagtctggtctatagtctagtctatagtctagtctatagtctagtgtatagtctagtctattgtctagtctatggtctagtctagtctatagtctagtctatagtctagtctatagtctagtctatagtctagtatgtagtctagtatatagtctagtctatagtctagtctatagtctagtctatagtctagtctatagtctagtctatggtctagtctagtctatagtctagttagtctatagtctagtctatagtctagtctatagtctagtctatagtctagtctatagtctagtctatagtctagtctatagtctagtctatagtctagtctatagtctagtctatagtctagtctatagtctagtctatagtctagtctatagtctagtctatagtctagtctatagtctagtctatagtctagtctatagtctagtctagtctatagtctagtctatagtctagtctatagtctagtctatagtctagtctatagtctagtctatagtctagtctatagtctagtctatagtctagtctatagtctagtctatagtctagtctatagtctagtctatagtctagtctatagtctagtctatagtctagtctatagtctagtctatagtctagtctatagtctagtctatagtctagtctatagtctagtctatagtctagtctatagtctagtctatagtctagtctatagtctagtctatagtctagtctatagtctagtctatagtctagtctatagtctagtctatagtctagtctatagtctagtctatagtctagtctatagtctagtctatagtctagtctatagtctagtctatagtctagtctatagtctagtctatagtctagtctatagtctagtctatagtctagtctatagtctagtctatagtctagtctatagtctagtctatagtctagtctatagtctagtctatagtctagtctatagtctagtcttagtctagtctatagtctagtctatagtctagtctatagtctagtctatagtctagtctatagtctagtctatagtctagtctatagtctagtctatagtctagtctatagtctagtctatagtctagtctatagtctagtctatagtctagtctatagtctagtctatagtctatagtctagtctctagtctatagtctagtctatagtctagtctatagtctagtctatagtctagtctatagtctagtctatagtctagtctatagtctagtctatagtctagtctatagtctagtctatagtctagtctatagtctagtctatagtctagtctatagtctagtctatagtctagtctatagtctagtctatagtctagtctatagtctagtctatagtctagtctatagtctagtctatagtctagtctatagtctagtctatagtctagtctatagtctagtctatagtctagtctatagtctagtctatagtctagtctatagtctagtctatagtctagtctatagtctagtctatagtctagtctatagtctagtctatagtctagtctatagtctagtctatagt
Proteins encoded:
- the LOC111685693 gene encoding heparan sulfate 2-O-sulfotransferase pipe-like codes for the protein MVLLQLLAKRNNFQATRDKPSSTETIMMTPTFELGLVEEIMEKGEPTSYSKHVAYVDFDALDYPQPIYINMVRDPVERIISWFYYIRTPWYIAERKRLFPQQYKLPSVPFLKKDFSECVLKNDRECTFIQNELQGLGDHRRQVLFFCGQDAKTCMPFNSYEAMQRAKQHVETKYAVVGSWEDTNVTLTVLENYIPRFFSGAAEEYYKAENRLHKTNRNSFRPPVTNEVRRILSKNLTNEIEFYQFCKQRLYKQYLAIYLLSSQNVKSSLRWQLF